One genomic region from Deltaproteobacteria bacterium encodes:
- a CDS encoding MarR family transcriptional regulator yields the protein MAPNLDLRFYECLRAMLTGGLAARQTDPTFIELSPQEAILLEIIEHLDSATMSEIGRASGTQPSTMTGVVDRLVRRGILTRDSSPEDRRIVLVRLTELGSRLHAQHMQFFREFAANLLAVLSTDERLLLVDLLERVTTPLRA from the coding sequence ATGGCGCCGAATCTCGATCTGCGGTTTTACGAATGCCTTCGCGCCATGCTGACCGGCGGTCTCGCCGCGCGGCAGACCGACCCCACGTTTATCGAACTGTCCCCGCAGGAAGCGATTCTTCTCGAGATCATCGAACACCTCGATTCGGCGACCATGTCGGAGATCGGGCGCGCCTCGGGCACGCAGCCCAGCACGATGACCGGCGTGGTGGACCGCCTGGTGCGCCGGGGAATTCTGACGCGCGACTCGTCGCCAGAAGACCGCCGGATCGTGCTCGTGCGTCTCACGGAACTGGGTTCGCGGCTGCACGCGCAGCACATGCAGTTTTTCCGGGAATTCGCCGCGAATCTGCTCGCGGTTCTTTCGACCGACGAACGCCTTTTGCTTGTCGATTTGCTGGAACGCGTTACGACGCCCCTGCGTGCGTGA